From Desulfomonile tiedjei, one genomic window encodes:
- a CDS encoding class I SAM-dependent methyltransferase, whose amino-acid sequence MKNAPINDIAWFHHRGRYRLKFAHFPYLRKCLLNQRKNLSSDMRILDVGCGPGRLAEFCGMAKGWQWFGLDLYEPQLRQAAGKDVYQNLCQVNLVDGLPFRDRSLDAVVCNEVLMYLPNTDEILAESYRVLKPGGQLFVYNPISWAPSISSGFKKFFRKIYQEKESVCLGTQSNWRDADRASRMAFCSLRSLVEQVASANFVVTDVAGFRLFRNRIRLMAGLENFGWYRRSVKFLTSRYAYLASDILIVGRKEEGPASCPSAGTP is encoded by the coding sequence ATGAAAAACGCTCCAATAAATGACATTGCCTGGTTTCACCATCGGGGGCGATATCGCCTGAAATTCGCGCATTTCCCCTATCTCCGCAAGTGTTTGTTGAACCAAAGGAAAAACCTATCCTCGGATATGCGGATCCTGGACGTGGGGTGCGGGCCGGGCCGTCTCGCAGAATTTTGCGGGATGGCTAAGGGATGGCAATGGTTTGGACTGGACTTATACGAACCCCAACTGCGCCAGGCTGCGGGAAAAGATGTATATCAGAATCTCTGCCAAGTGAATCTCGTCGACGGCTTGCCATTTCGGGATCGATCACTCGATGCCGTGGTGTGCAACGAAGTGCTGATGTATCTTCCAAATACCGACGAAATCTTGGCCGAGTCGTATCGTGTGCTGAAACCCGGTGGACAGCTCTTTGTTTACAACCCGATTTCCTGGGCGCCCAGTATTTCCAGCGGCTTCAAGAAGTTCTTCAGAAAGATCTACCAGGAAAAGGAATCCGTCTGTCTGGGCACGCAGTCCAACTGGAGAGACGCAGACAGAGCCTCCCGCATGGCATTTTGTTCCTTACGATCCCTAGTTGAACAGGTAGCTTCTGCCAACTTCGTGGTGACCGACGTCGCTGGCTTTCGCCTTTTCCGCAACAGAATCCGATTGATGGCCGGCCTGGAGAATTTTGGCTGGTATCGCAGATCCGTAAAGTTTCTTACATCCCGTTATGCGTACCTGGCCAGCGACATCCTCATTGTGGGTCGAAAAGAGGAGGGACCGGCTAGTTGCCCCTCTGCTGGAACGCCTTGA
- a CDS encoding peptide MFS transporter, with protein MPHRSDENLFGHPIGLSVLFLTETWERFSYYGMRALLVYYMVKQLMFTQGQASHIYGLYTGFVYLTPFFGGILADRVLGQRKTVILGAVLMALGHFLMAFQSLFFPALVFLILGNGAFKPNISTQVGNLYPAGDRRRDRAFSIFYVGINVGAFFSPLVCGTLGEIYGWHYGFGAAGVGMVIGLCIYLVGQRWLAPDNLAKTKSIEKTAPEQFTKTEKNSLWGLLVVCLISVAFWAAYEQQGNTIALWADVNTDRHIFGWEFPASWFQSLNPAFVFLFTPLVMTFWSRQSRRGKEPPTVLKMAFGCFLLACGFLIMIPAAMVYETAGTRVSMWWLVVFTILVTLGELYLSPVGLSLVTKLSPARVVSMMMGTWFLSSFLGNYAAGLLGHFWEKMAKDIFFLMIAALAFAAGLAILLVLGPLKQAIGPEHDM; from the coding sequence GTGCCTCATCGGTCTGACGAGAACCTATTCGGCCATCCGATAGGGCTTTCCGTATTGTTTCTCACCGAGACGTGGGAACGGTTCTCCTACTACGGAATGAGGGCTTTGCTCGTTTATTACATGGTCAAACAGCTCATGTTCACACAAGGTCAGGCGTCACATATATATGGGTTGTACACGGGCTTTGTCTATCTAACGCCGTTCTTCGGGGGTATTCTCGCGGACCGTGTGCTCGGCCAACGCAAGACAGTGATTCTCGGCGCGGTTTTGATGGCGCTAGGCCATTTCCTGATGGCCTTTCAGTCCCTCTTTTTCCCGGCCCTCGTTTTCCTGATCCTGGGAAACGGCGCTTTCAAACCCAACATTTCCACCCAGGTGGGCAATCTCTATCCTGCCGGAGACCGGCGGCGAGACAGGGCTTTCAGCATATTTTACGTGGGCATCAACGTGGGGGCTTTTTTTTCTCCATTGGTTTGCGGCACCTTAGGTGAGATTTACGGCTGGCATTATGGGTTCGGAGCCGCGGGCGTCGGCATGGTAATAGGACTCTGCATCTATCTGGTGGGGCAGCGGTGGTTGGCCCCGGACAATCTGGCCAAGACAAAATCGATTGAGAAGACGGCCCCGGAGCAGTTCACAAAAACCGAAAAGAACAGCCTATGGGGCCTGCTTGTAGTGTGCCTCATCAGTGTGGCTTTTTGGGCGGCTTACGAGCAACAAGGAAACACGATCGCGCTTTGGGCAGACGTCAACACCGACCGCCATATTTTCGGCTGGGAGTTCCCTGCGTCGTGGTTCCAGTCTCTTAATCCGGCTTTTGTCTTCCTGTTTACCCCCCTGGTTATGACGTTTTGGTCACGGCAATCAAGAAGAGGCAAGGAACCGCCGACAGTCTTGAAAATGGCCTTCGGCTGTTTCTTGCTGGCATGCGGATTCTTGATCATGATTCCGGCAGCGATGGTGTATGAAACGGCCGGAACCCGGGTCAGCATGTGGTGGCTGGTCGTTTTCACCATTTTGGTCACTCTCGGCGAGCTGTACCTTTCTCCGGTAGGGCTTTCACTGGTGACGAAACTTTCTCCCGCGAGGGTCGTTTCCATGATGATGGGGACCTGGTTCTTATCTTCGTTTCTCGGGAACTACGCTGCCGGGCTCCTCGGCCATTTCTGGGAGAAGATGGCCAAAGATATCTTTTTTCTTATGATCGCAGCGCTTGCATTCGCAGCGGGATTAGCTATTCTGTTGGTCCTCGGACCATTGAAGCAGGCCATAGGCCCGGAACATGACATGTGA
- a CDS encoding SpoIIE family protein phosphatase, with protein MKGRDKAIDNTTRELTELRQKVFELESVKVRSERTVQDLRKLLSMQQVILDSIPDIVWLKDVESRFLAVNEAFAKASKRTKEDLIGKTDFDFWPASLAQRYRDDDVQVMKSGVKKVIEETLAHSENEKVWIETIKSPVHDDMGHAIGTVGISRDITERKLAQERIQAELAVAARIQKNMLPQDFPHLAPTDAFDLYALMSPAREVGGDFYDFFLVDNDHLCVSVGDVAGKGVAAALFMAITIALLRSTARETSAPDAILNRLNRELVRGNDACMFVTAFCAILDLRTGSLSYANAGHQPPLICTREKSIACLAAPSGPPLGLVDGTSYREESLTLDPGNILFAYTDGVTEACDKQSAFFSEDRLVQRVLELKAGTCEKIISGVMESVASFCTETDQTDDITMLALAFKGRHAAERG; from the coding sequence ATGAAAGGCCGCGACAAGGCCATTGATAATACGACACGCGAATTGACCGAACTGCGGCAAAAGGTCTTTGAACTGGAGTCGGTGAAGGTTCGCAGCGAACGAACCGTCCAAGACTTGCGCAAGCTGTTGAGCATGCAACAAGTGATCCTGGACAGTATTCCGGACATAGTCTGGCTCAAGGACGTGGAGAGCCGGTTCCTGGCGGTCAATGAAGCCTTTGCCAAAGCATCGAAGAGAACCAAGGAAGATCTGATCGGAAAAACCGACTTCGATTTCTGGCCGGCCAGTCTGGCCCAAAGGTACCGCGACGATGATGTCCAGGTCATGAAGTCCGGCGTAAAGAAGGTCATCGAAGAAACCCTGGCCCATTCGGAAAACGAGAAAGTCTGGATAGAAACCATAAAATCTCCCGTTCACGATGATATGGGACATGCGATTGGCACTGTCGGGATTTCCAGGGATATCACAGAGCGCAAACTTGCCCAGGAGAGGATCCAGGCCGAACTTGCCGTTGCCGCTCGAATTCAAAAAAACATGTTGCCGCAGGATTTTCCCCACCTGGCCCCGACGGACGCCTTCGATCTCTATGCGCTGATGAGCCCCGCGAGAGAGGTGGGAGGCGATTTTTACGATTTTTTCCTGGTTGACAATGACCACTTGTGTGTGTCCGTAGGTGACGTTGCCGGCAAAGGAGTTGCTGCTGCGCTCTTCATGGCGATCACAATAGCCCTTCTAAGGAGTACGGCGAGAGAGACATCGGCCCCTGATGCAATCCTGAACCGCTTAAACAGAGAATTGGTCCGCGGCAATGACGCGTGCATGTTTGTAACCGCGTTCTGCGCCATACTCGATCTGCGGACAGGGAGTCTTTCATACGCCAATGCAGGCCATCAACCGCCCTTGATTTGCACCCGGGAAAAATCAATTGCTTGCCTGGCCGCACCCAGTGGCCCGCCGCTGGGCCTCGTGGACGGAACCAGCTACAGGGAGGAATCCCTGACGCTCGATCCCGGAAACATTCTTTTCGCGTATACGGATGGCGTAACTGAGGCCTGTGACAAGCAATCGGCATTCTTTTCCGAAGATAGGCTCGTACAAAGGGTATTGGAACTGAAGGCCGGCACCTGCGAGAAAATAATATCAGGGGTGATGGAATCCGTGGCTTCGTTCTGTACCGAAACGGACCAGACAGACGACATCACCATGCTGGCTCTAGCGTTCAAGGGACGGCATGCTGCCGAACGAGGGTGA
- a CDS encoding DUF3096 domain-containing protein — protein sequence MRIHPRFSPVLALIAGILILIRPDLMYLIVGVYLVIIGVLGLMGR from the coding sequence ATGAGGATACACCCGAGGTTCTCGCCTGTACTAGCTCTCATTGCAGGTATATTGATACTTATTCGGCCCGATTTGATGTATCTGATCGTCGGGGTTTATCTGGTAATAATAGGCGTGTTGGGGCTGATGGGGAGATAG
- a CDS encoding MBL fold metallo-hydrolase produces the protein MTKITRIQVPIPYPVKWVNCYYIADSVPTLIDTGVNTEEGLETIKSAIEAQRGKLGDLRRIITTHGHMDHIGLTGRIAEISGAEVFVHPWDSIQWVANPDEQLIDIRENYRKFFAEAGIPKDLADELIQVVFARHRGMCNPIAAETPISEGMVFGFDDLELQAIHTPGHSAGSVCLLNRADGTLFTGDTLLTEIFPNPAMRKTGSGGYKSLTEHRASLDRINGLAAKRILPGHGRTFEDLATRIRRIRDQHAKRSKEVHRILAQGEKIAKKKAGMTQFMVATELFGPLSGIEVFYGISATEGHLDALEEQGLAARVKEGSHYCYRLQD, from the coding sequence ATGACCAAAATCACGAGGATACAAGTTCCGATCCCTTACCCCGTTAAATGGGTGAATTGCTACTACATTGCGGATTCCGTCCCCACGTTGATTGACACCGGCGTTAACACTGAAGAGGGCCTGGAAACTATCAAATCAGCGATAGAAGCTCAGCGCGGAAAACTCGGCGACCTTCGCAGGATAATTACTACTCACGGCCATATGGATCATATCGGATTAACCGGGAGAATCGCTGAAATCAGCGGAGCGGAAGTCTTCGTTCACCCCTGGGACAGCATTCAATGGGTGGCCAATCCGGATGAGCAATTGATAGATATACGCGAGAATTACCGAAAGTTTTTCGCGGAAGCGGGGATACCGAAAGACCTCGCGGACGAATTGATCCAAGTGGTTTTCGCCCGCCATAGGGGAATGTGCAATCCGATTGCCGCTGAAACGCCTATAAGCGAAGGCATGGTTTTCGGATTTGATGATTTGGAGCTTCAGGCGATCCATACTCCCGGCCATAGCGCGGGTTCCGTGTGCCTTTTAAACCGAGCGGACGGAACACTGTTCACCGGGGACACGCTCTTGACCGAAATATTCCCTAATCCCGCCATGCGTAAGACCGGTTCCGGGGGGTACAAAAGCCTGACCGAGCATCGGGCGTCCCTGGACCGGATCAACGGCCTGGCCGCGAAAAGGATCTTGCCCGGACATGGAAGAACTTTTGAGGACCTTGCCACGCGAATCCGTAGGATCCGGGACCAACACGCCAAACGAAGCAAAGAAGTACACCGAATCCTGGCACAGGGCGAGAAGATCGCAAAGAAAAAGGCCGGAATGACTCAGTTCATGGTGGCAACTGAACTCTTCGGCCCACTCTCAGGCATAGAAGTCTTTTACGGGATCTCGGCAACCGAAGGACATTTGGATGCCCTGGAGGAGCAAGGCCTTGCCGCTCGGGTCAAAGAAGGGTCGCACTACTGCTACCGGCTCCAAGATTGA